A window of Brettanomyces nanus chromosome 2, complete sequence contains these coding sequences:
- a CDS encoding uncharacterized protein (EggNog:ENOG41), whose product MTVCNEPQEIPIIYHYALHLRHLNEKPSDQLYGRAHSAVEKFHEIRDRGTDTLYTPYNGEGGPGSPEFLTTEKFRESILKASALSGLPRAINSLMILKDTTPYNLKKHGKQATNRAPITTFDEYQKVQQRGKQFWDAVYSKVSHRIINQMASSYPDLWTYAIQDVYSDLLSYCGVLSHEETSIIVISSLIPQDVNPQLKGHLKGALLNGVDIDVLRETRRLAIQLSEWCGIKWKSEVADLT is encoded by the coding sequence ATGACGGTATGTAATGAACCTCAAGAAATACCCATCATTTATCATTATGCTCTTCATTTGAGGCATCTAAATGAAAAGCCTTCTGACCAATTATATGGCAGGGCTCATTCGGCggttgaaaaatttcatGAGATCAGGGATAGGGGCACTGATACTCTCTATACTCCCTAtaatggagaaggaggacCGGGCTCGCCAGAGTTCCTGACTACAGAGAAATTTAGAGAAAGTATTTTAAAGGCCAGTGCATTGTCCGGTTTACCCCGGGCCATCAACTCGCTGATGATTCTTAAAGATACTACGCCGTACAATTTGAAAAAACACGGTAAGCAGGCAACTAACCGTGCTCCGATTACTACTTTTGACGAATACCAGAAAGTCCAGCAGAGAGGAAAGCAATTTTGGGATGCCGTATACAGTAAAGTGAGTCACCGAATCATCAATCAGATGGCTTCCTCGTATCCGGATCTCTGGACATATGCGATTCAGGACGTTTACTCAGATTTACTTTCTTACTGTGGGGTTTTAAGTCATGAAGAAACGTCAATTATAGTAATTTCGTCATTGATTCCTCAGGATGTGAATCCCCAATTAAAGGGACACCTCAAGGGTGCTCTTCTCAATGGTGTGGATATTGATGTTCTTAGAGAGACAAGACGATTGGCTATACAATTGAGTGAGTGGTGTGGAATCAAGTGGAAAAGTGAAGTAGCTGATTTGACTTGA
- a CDS encoding uncharacterized protein (EggNog:ENOG41), with the protein MPPRVSVLGTKKHWDSVYAQEHLNYRNNSKDLGECWYSDSDAEEKIGQFVLDHFKRGKTGGLCDLGTGNGHLLLTLSKMGLLNSNMVGIDYSQDSVSFATDLVNSSSDDQYTGICFYRSNFLLLNDQFLNKSSARFGLIIDKGTLDAIYLSTTKYEDGKRSGIQIYPARVASMMKPAGILLVTSCNFTAKELIKTVTKDGIFKYWTQLHYPVFEFGGFKGSAVNTIAFRLIDR; encoded by the coding sequence ATGCCTCCTCGTGTCTCTGTACTAGGTACCAAGAAACACTGGGATAGTGTATATGCCCAAGAACATCTTAACTATAGGAACAACTCCAAGGACCTCGGAGAATGCTGGTATAGTGACTCCGACgcagaagagaaaatagGCCAATTTGTGTTGGATCATTTCAAACGTGGTAAAACCGGCGGTTTATGTGACCTCGGAACAGGTAACGGACATTTACTTCTCACCCTTTCTAAAATGGGCTTGTTGAACTCCAATATGGTGGGAATTGATTATAGTCAGGATAGTGTATCTTTTGCAACCGATCTAGTGAACAGCAGTAGCGACGACCAGTACACGGGTATCTGTTTTTATCGTAGcaactttcttctgttaAATGACCAATTTCTGAATAAAAGCTCTGCCCGATTCGGGTTGATTATTGATAAAGGTACTCTGGATGCAATCTATCTTAGTACTACTAAGTATGAAGATGGTAAAAGATCTGGCATCCAGATTTACCCTGCTAGAGTGGCTTCTATGATGAAACCTGCTGGTATTTTACTCGTTACTTCTTGCAATTTCACTGCTAAAGAACTGATTAAAACTGTAACCAAAGACGGCATCTTTAAATACTGGACTCAACTGCATTATCCAGTGTTTGAATTCGGTGGCTTTAAAGGTTCTGCTGTAAATACAATTGCTTTTAGATTGATTGATAGATAG
- a CDS encoding uncharacterized protein (EggNog:ENOG41): MELQLLLQSSHHAVSDDSHPTIQIADNNPNQIILQGDLSTRFTFNHVYNATGDMDDLKLFENFAKPVIDDHLLKGSDSLLLSIGPSRCGKTSCLFGTPDKSGSGLVAESFRYIFEKIGPVSNNLSQWKPLVSNIREDSVSPLSKSTTVDSNSAVTLSMFEIQNDSIRDLLTSQSRSAKRPKSRSFLGIITDPTDNKLKPYNISQVMVDSAEAATQIVVGKGLGAASDYSNSHRLVFVNVLSCSKDKQKTPISCSRFVIVDLPGFGASTDNSLPQLGRCLELVATKQFNKSLLRTNKLTRFIFHDYVKSLTPLNVLVCLDSHGDSTTILQTLKYTNPIEYVKLRRKSHDAMYYQTKPAPKTSSRVSSIASMASKRIPYKKEGDLSKEIEILNNTKIRLESAVVKLQKEVFSNEANEKNIKELKEAHRHEIEQVQLEERQKLEDAERKLQEAELRLHEIETKVPETEMKLLNTMAKMHEMEKKMHEVEDASAQLQKIVDEEKEKEVKSKLDIQQLNEDVTRLEKDLSNMKRLDEEKDASIGRTKAEKDKEVKKLRKQLKDLKLEYERKLEKSKASSIDEKKMSAQEKRYEKLSQKYSSLEDEYENYKKQIEEEKEKQHDEYDEKVKELNTKMKNIHHEVASAALFGSESVKDSLSLSPCDSLGALDELSNNSQVPGILEDDSSKKSPQKSPRKSPRKSPRKSSKKSPSRSASRSPTRSTTKADAARHLTNCEPLIKEPNQQLCEGHLHPLNSSELNKLRPETPIDLKRRSVSPGRASKIKLRRVELDDDDDEEGLSD; this comes from the coding sequence atggAGCTTCAATTATTGCTACAGTCATCGCATCATGCAGTTTCTGATGATTCCCATCCAACTATACAGATTGCGGACAACAATCCCAATCAGATTATCTTGCAAGGTGATCTCTCTACTAGATTTACCTTCAACCATGTCTACAATGCTACTGGAGATATGGATGACTTGAAAttatttgaaaattttgcTAAGCCAGTCATTGATGATCACTTGCTTAAAGGATCGGACTCCTTGTTACTTTCAATAGGTCCTTCTAGATGTGGAAAGACCTCTTGTTTGTTTGGAACGCCTGACAAGAGTGGTTCTGGACTTGTGGCCGAATCCTTCAGAtatatctttgaaaaaattGGTCCAGTTTCTAACAATTTGAGCCAATGGAAGCCTCTTGTTAGTAACATACGGGAAGATTCAGTCTCTCCTCTCAGTAAGAGCACTACGGTGGACAGTAATTCAGCTGTGACATTGTCGATGTTTGAAATTCAGAATGATTCCATCCGCGATTTACTCACCTCTCAAAGTCGTAGTGCTAAAAGACCCAAATCGAGATCTTTTTTGGGCATAATTACAGATCCTACTGATAACAAATTGAAGCCATACAATATCTCTCAAGTTATGGTAGATTCGGCCGAAGCAGCCACTCAAATTGTTGTTGGAAAGGGCCTCGGTGCTGCTTCTGATTATTCCAATTCACATAGATTGGTCTTCGTTAACGTATTATCCTGTTCCAAAGACAAACAGAAGActccaatttcttgtagCAGATTTGTCATAGTTGATCTACCCGGATTTGGCGCATCTACTGACAATTCTTTGCCACAGTTAGGTCGGTGCCTTGAGTTGGTGGCAACCAAGCAGTTCAACAAGTCTCTTTTACGTACCAATAAGTTGACTCGGTTTATTTTCCATGATTACGTGAAGTCGTTGACTCCGTTGAACGTTCTTGTTTGTCTCGATTCTCACGGTGACTCAACAACAATTTTACAGACTCTTAAGTACACCAATCCTATTGAATACGTCAAGTTACGGAGAAAGTCTCATGATGCCATGTACTATCAAACGAAGCCTGCTCCTAAGACCAGTTCCAGAGTGTCTTCTATAGCGTCTATGGCGTCGAAAAGGATTCCTTACAAAAAGGAGGGCgatctttcaaaagagataGAGATTCTTAATAATACTAAGATTAGATTGGAGTCTGCGGTTGTGAAATTACAGAAGGAAGTTTTTTCGAACGAAGCGAACGAGAAGAACATTAAGGAACTCAAGGAGGCACATAGACATGAGATTGAGCAGGTTCAACTCGAAGAGCGCCAGAAGCTCGAAGATGCTGAGAGGAAACTACAAGAAGCCGAGTTGAGGCTACACGAAATTGAGACTAAGGTTCCAGAAACAGAGATGAAGTTGCTAAATACAATGGCTAAAATGCAtgaaatggagaagaaaatgcaTGAAGTCGAAGACGCCAGTGCTCAACTTCAGaaaattgttgatgaggagaaagaaaaagaagtcaaGTCGAAATTGGATATCCAACAACTGAATGAAGACGTGACAAGATTGGAGAAGGATCTCAGCaatatgaagagattgGACGAGGAGAAAGACGCAAGTATTGGCCGAACAAAGGCAgaaaaagataaagaagtaaagaaaCTAAGGAAGCAGttaaaggatttgaagttggagTATGAGAGAAAGCTTGAGAAAAGTAAAGCATCCAGTatagatgaaaagaaaatgagtgcacaagagaagagatacGAGAAGTTGTCACAGAAGTATTCGtctcttgaagatgagtaCGAGAATTATAAAAaacagattgaagaagaaaaggagaagcagcACGACGAGTATGACGAGAAAGTAAAGGAGCTCAAtacaaagatgaaaaacATTCATCATGAAGTTGCCAGTGCTGCGTTATTTGGATCGGAATCTGTTAAAGACTCGTTATCGCTCTCTCCATGCGACAGTTTGGGAGCATTGGATGAATTGAGTAATAATAGTCAAGTTCCAGGAATCCTCGAAGACGATTCTTCTAAAAAATCACCTCAAAAGTCTCCTAGAAAGTCTCCAAGGAAGTCTCCAAGGAAATCATCCAAGAAGTCTCCTTCAAGATCGGCTTCAAGATCACCTACAAGGTCGACTACTAAGGCGGACGCAGCGAGGCATCTCACAAACTGTGAACCTTTAATCAAAGAACCGAATCAACAGCTATGTGAGGGGCATTTGCATCCATTGAATTCTTCCGAATTGAATAAACTTCGGCCCGAGACGCCAATTGACCTTAAGAGAAGATCTGTATCACCAGGAAGGGCCAGTAAAATAAAGCTTAGAAGAGTTGAgcttgatgatgatgatgatgaggaggGGTTGAGTGACTGA
- a CDS encoding uncharacterized protein (EggNog:ENOG41): protein MLSTQFLISLLVTLAATNASPVADPIAEALGFAKPADASYDCHSYCGNAIIQARDCSPDGNTDGDYDASCLCSSGSSFLALVPDCLDCGWCLWSDYGQYLTSALSECSTSTEPTGSTCAVSATTDAAGTTAQSTSAAASSAAQSTYAAGTAAQSTSAVISSAAQSTSATFAISATSAATSASASSASASSAVQTYTGAANKISVSVTGAGLIGALALFM, encoded by the coding sequence ATGTTGTCTACTCAATTTTTGATATCCCTTTTAGTCACTTTAGCTGCTACTAATGCTTCTCCGGTTGCTGATCCTATTGCCGAGGCTTTAGGTTTTGCTAAACCTGCCGATGCTTCCTATGATTGCCATTCTTATTGTGGTAATGCTATCATTCAGGCCAGAGACTGCTCTCCTGATGGAAATACTGACGGTGACTACGATGCCAGTTGCTTGTGTTCTAGTGGATCAAGTTTTTTGGCCTTGGTTCCCGATTGTTTAGATTGTGGTTGGTGCTTGTGGTCTGACTATGGTCAGTACTTGACAAGTGCTTTGAGTGAATGTAGTACTAGCACTGAACCTACTGGTAGTACTTGTGCTGTTTCTGCTACTACCGATGCTGCCGGTACGACTGCTCAGTCGACATCGGCTGCAGCCTCCTCTGCTGCTCAGTCTACGTATGCTGCCGGTACGGCCGCTCAGTCGACATCAGCTGTAATCTCCTCTGCTGCTCAGTCGACATCTGCTACATTCGCTATATCTGCTACATCTGCTGCAACCTCTGCTTCAGCCTCATCCgcttcagcttcttctgctgtgCAGACCTACACTGGGGCAGCCAACAAAATATCTGTAAGTGTTACTGGTGCTGGTTTGATTGGTGCTCTTGCATTGTTTATGTAA
- a CDS encoding uncharacterized protein (EggNog:ENOG41), whose translation MTTRSRSEHSENGIDKDNEDSDERISLADSDFGGSVATSVSSGSSNNEKDDLEMFSGNNFVSLDPQREAEEGIEEDNIIDTSIDGRTHRRAAKSDLERRKRNTEASARFRIKRRLKEHEMSERLSKMWSHISEMKIKVKTLEMENQCLKRMLLGDTGMAVPRDGVERSTRTGKALDKLSLSSLSNYELLNLIKQKTSESFKITSI comes from the coding sequence ATGACGACAAGATCACGTTCTGAGCATAGCGAAAACGGTATTGATAAGGATAACGAAGATTCAGATGAGCGAATCAGTTTGGCGGATTCTGATTTTGGGGGAAGTGTTGCCACCAGTGTGAGTAGTGGTAGTAGTAACAACGAGAAGGATGATTTAGAGATGTTTTCTGGCAATAACTTTGTGTCTTTGGATCCTCAAAGGGAGGCGGAggaaggaattgaagaagataatatTATAGATACGTCGATCGACGGAAGAACTCATAGAAGAGCCGCTAAGAGtgatttggaaagaagaaagaggaataCGGAAGCATCTGCCAGGTTCCGGATCAAGCGCCGATTAAAAGAACACGAGATGTCAGAGAGGCTATCAAAGATGTGGTCTCATATTTCGGAGATGAAAATTAAAGTCAAGACgttggagatggagaatCAGTGTTTAAAACGGATGCTTTTGGGAGATACGGGTATGGCTGTGCCGCGAGATGGTGTGGAACGTAGTACACGCACCGGGAAGGCTCTCGACAAACTTTCGTTGAGTTCTCTGTCAAATTACGAGTTGTTAAATCTCATTAAGCAGAAAACCAGCGAGAGCTTTAAGATCACAAGTATTTGA